One region of Aurantimonas sp. HBX-1 genomic DNA includes:
- a CDS encoding SlyX family protein translates to MSSTDEPATSRIEDLEIMVAHQAQTIEELSEELRRAFETIERMQRALKALGERFEALESVATPKAEITKPPHY, encoded by the coding sequence ATGAGCAGCACCGACGAGCCGGCGACCAGCCGGATCGAGGATCTCGAGATCATGGTGGCGCACCAGGCGCAGACCATCGAGGAACTGTCCGAGGAACTGCGCCGCGCCTTCGAGACGATCGAGCGCATGCAGCGCGCGCTGAAGGCGCTCGGCGAGCGCTTCGAGGCGCTGGAGTCGGTGGCGACGCCGAAGGCCGAGATCACCAAGCCGCCGCACTACTGA